Below is a window of Microtus ochrogaster isolate Prairie Vole_2 chromosome 5, MicOch1.0, whole genome shotgun sequence DNA.
TTGCCTAGAGCAAATATTGACTGTTTTGGCATTATCGTTCACATCCTCTATAACAATATATAAGAAACAGGtcaatcatatatacatatacacacatatacataatacatgtatatatacaatactatatatatgtatatatgaatggaTAGATTTGAGGTTATGGGTATACacatttggcagtcttttttttttttttgggtttttggttttttgagacagggtttctctgtgtagctctggctgtccgtgaactcgctctgtagaccaagcttggcctagaactcacagagatccatctgcctccgcctcctgagtgggattaaaagtgtatgtcaCAATGCCAAGTTTATCACTCACTGCTGATACCTCCTCTATAAGGGGTAGGGTATGGGGAAATATCTCCTCCATAAAGTCAAAGCAACTGGACCCAGCTTTACTTACCCTTTTACATTCCTCAACCAtgaatgtgtgcacacgcacCCCCCACATAAGTGTTTCTGCCCTACAAGTATCAACTTTTTGGGATTCCaccttcccatttcttcttccagCTTCCCAATTCTTTTCTGAGTATAGAACTCATCCTATCCTTAGTCTTTATTCAGCATTGCTATTATTAAAGGTGTCCGCTGAGAATGAAATCATACTTTAAGTTTTCGTTGTTTAACTCGACAAGTAGAGTACAAGTACAGGAGGTACTTTAAATGGTCAGCCCTCCAGCATTTTAGATCATGCCATTTTGGATGTGATGGAAAACTGTAATGTAGGACTTAGAATTGTAACAGTAAAATAGACTGCTTCATGTGGGCAATTTGAATTAATTCCCACAAAACAGCCTGGGGATATAAAAGTGTTGACAATATAAATATTCAAAACGTTCATAGTGACATAACATATTCTCTTCACTAGCACTATTAAAAATATCCAAACCTAGAAAATGTTCAAGtgctaatgttttaaaatacaattaactGCCCACTTCAAAGATTCACTAAAACATTTTCAGATGTGACTTTCTGAGTGGATTAATTTTCCAAGGGCTTTCATCTCTACTGTTTATGCTTTAGAGAAACAGTGATtcatcagaagttcaaagtagaaggagagaggacagtGCCAGCCAAGGACTCCCCTGGGTCCATGAAAACACACACCATCTTCTGGTACCTccacacagaaataaaaggaaagaacacaaGAACATATTCTCATCAGCTGTAAATATAATGTGTCCAGAAGCAGCTGCATCAgcaacacacatgtaaaataccTTCTGCATTCAAAACTTTTTAACATCATCTGCTTGGTTTTCAGAATAATTCCATAAAATTCAACAAATTAGTAGGCTCATTTTATAAGCCAGAAGAGTGATGGTCAAGAGATCGTAGGACATTCTTATGGTCTAATACTAACTAGTAAAGGCAAGCTTAGGGCTTTGATCTCTGATTTTTTCCTTAATATTCTTTACACTATGCCATTTtggttttcaaagaaataaacttacTATAATTTAAGCATAAGAAACTTACAATCTCAAAAGGCAGTTTCATTGGGTAATTAGATACCCTTCTGCGATTTATAGCATAAAACAGATATACAcactataaaatatttaacactgtgatcaaaatatccctTCCATGAATGTTCGATCAGAGTTAAAAATTAGGCATGGTAAgctgcatgccttttatcccagcactcagaggcagagacaagcctAGTCTGTATATTAAGTTCAACATCAACAAGGGTGaccagagtgaaaccctgtctcaacctccatGCCAAAAAAGGCACAtatgcagcacttgggagagagactGAGGTGGTGGGTCTGAGCTATATAGCAaaattctgcaaaaaaaaaaattagttttaaaaaactgaacTTGAACATCATTTTTCACTTGAGTATTTTATCTTCCCTTCTATTGATGAGATCAGAAAATTAAATGTGAATGCTAAATCAAGTGGCTAACACCATTTTTCCTATCCAGAACATCTTTTCtacttttactgaaaataagataatttggaaatttgaaaaactactatgtatgtatattgatAATTTTGACAATAGTTCAAGAtaaacagcttttttttctttgaaaatgtcactatttttttcttggctaaatttgtttttgctttccttgGCTAAGTCTGGACAGTGTATTATAGCATCAAACTATTTGCTACTGAGTGgtccttttgtttcctgtgaatATTTGCTCAAAATATCTTTGAGCACTTACAAATCTTGCCAAAAGTGGCGATTCCAGGACCAATAAATctagaaacaaaaaggaatataaaatttattttattatgttctaAGAATGGCAAacctggttctttgaaaagaaaacttaTATTTTAGTCCTAGTCAGTACTTCTGCGACTGCTTAAAAGTACTTTGCCTTTCCCCCCtccagtgtttgttttcattgttgttcttgttttggtttttcaaaacagggtttctctgtgtaattttggagctggtcctggaacttgctccgtagaccaggctggcctcgaactcacagagatcttcctgcctctgcctcctgagtgctgggattaaaggcgagagCCACCACAGCCGGGCCCCCCTCCAGTTTTGATGCTGGGATTGGATCTAGGTTTTCAGAAACTAAGGAAACATTCTAGCACTGAGCTATGGCCCCAGCCTGCAGGATGGACCTTATGCATCTTTCATATTATTTGGTGTATGTTGCTGCACGCActcgtgtgtatttgtgtgagcaCATGTATGGGTGGCGGTGTGCATGTTGAGGCCAGGGGACAACTTCAAGTGAAatgggttctttctttccaccacgGGGGTTCCAGAGATCAGATTCAGGTCTGCAGATTTGGTGGCAAGCTTCTTCATCCATTGAGTCATCTCGTGGGCCCTTCAAGTGCACTTTATGTTTAATACTGATTGACTGAGGAGAATATAACCCTGACACATTTATTTTCAGACAGACTATGTGTatacaaaaaaatccaatttCAACTGTCAAGAAAGATGAATAATACTGACACGCCTGGACACTAAAGTCAGCTATATGCTAAGAAAGTGAGGGTGGGTGTAATTTTGTAGACGCTGGTTTCAGAAAGAAGGCTGTCTGCTTTCCCTCCTATCTCAGCAGACTACCCTATCTGTCCGTGTAGCTGGTGAGCAGAGAGCGCTGTAGCCAGCAGCTCACGATGCTACCGTGGGTCTGGATGCTTTGTGATGTTCACTCCTTGCATTGTTCTGCTGTAAATGTTGACATGTATCCAGAAGCGTCTTGGCCTGTATACGACAGTTCTTTGGCGTGTTGCAGTCAGCAGAAGCACTCTCTCCTGGGCTTAACTGCCTCCTCAGAAGAATGCACAGTATTTGGAACAAAACCACTTTTAACCCCTTCCCAGCCATCCTGAATACAAATCTCTCCCTTCTTAATAAGTTCATATATGTCTCTTGTCAAGATTGTGAAGGACTCCTCAACATTTGTAGCATCTTTTGCTGAGGTTTCTATATATTTCATTCCACAGTCTGTCGATAGTTTCTCGGCTTCTTCCCTTGACACCTGACGTTGTGATGCTAAATCACATTTGTGTCCCACCAGGAGAAATATAATATGAAAAGGCTGTACGTGCATTTTCGCTTCTTCCAGCCAATCTTTCACATGTTCAAAAGACCGTCGGTTAGTAATGTCAAATACTAAAAATCCTCCAACTGAGTTGCGATAATAGGATCGAGTTAttgatctgaaaaataaaaaaaggtcgTGTAAGGTCAATGCTCTTTGCTCCTCCTTTGAATAATGAAACACCAAAATCAAATGTGAAAATAACGTTATTTAAATAGAGCTTATAAATCCAATATGAGGTATCTTCGGTGAACAAAAATATTCTGAGATTAACACATGTGCCCATTTCATAGATGGACAGAATTTTGAAGTCGCACTTCTTAGACACAGAAGAACTTTTGCAACATATCATCTTGCAGTGTCttatgaggttttatttttaagtatttgataGAAGAGTTATTACAAAACTGGGTTAAaaacagatagataatagaggaCTAGGgatgtaactctgtagtagagtgcCTACATGCAGGGAgccccgagttcagtccccataTATGACATGTATGGTGGCAACACTCCTAGAATCCCTCCACACGGGAGGTGAAGGTAAGAGGAGAGGAGTTGTAGGTGGGGCTGAAAGCTGACCCAGCAGGATGAGCACTTGCCATGCACACACCAAGACCTACGTTTGGCCCCTAGAACTCATGGAAAAAACTCCTGGTGTGGAGGCTCAAAAttacaatcctagcactggggaggtagagataggcagaagacccctgggacttgctggccagacaCCTGAATGTCAtctatcctttctctctctgtcacactcCATTTATCCTTCAATAGTTCAAGAAAGGTATTATCTGAGGAGCCTTCCCAATCAAAGACTCCTTTCTCAAATAATCCCATCTAATGGGTAGCAGACTGCTATTACATTTGCATCGATTTTTATAATGTGCTGCCTGGATATGTAGATGTCTCTGGCTCGATCCATGGTTTCCCAAAGGTCAAACATGTTTTATACATGTGTCTTACATCATATTGGCTGGCAAATCCTAGGAATCACAGAATGTTTGCGATACAGGGCTGACTAGCCAAAAGGGCAAAGGAAAGTGCTAAATGCCAAGGACCTCCCGAGTGTCAAAGTTCAAGCTGTCCGTGCTCCACACGATACAGAGACCGCTATGAAGGGACAGTGGGATGCCCCAGACGCTTGTCTCACTACTCTCTCCTCACTCCTAAAGCCACAGTAGTTCAGCGACCCAACAGTGCCCGCCTTTGCTGCTAGGGCAGGTGTTTCCAGTCCCCGAGTACTTCTCGCGCACTCAGGAGGCCCTAGGTCCAATACTTAGTACTGCCAGAGAAACCCACCAGCCTTGCTTTCCGAGTGTGAAGAACGTATGTGTCCCCTCCCCTTATTCACTcgcctccctgcttctcctcaaaatttataaaatagccCCAAGTgacttccctcccttctcctgtgTTTTCATCCAtcattctatttttgagacatggtttcccaAGTCCAGCTCAGCCTAGAACTGCTCTGTGGCccagctgtcttcccagctcagcctcctgagtcctaggactGTAGGCGTGCACCATCAAGCTAGGCTTCAAGCGACAATTTCTGGGGGCTACAGTACTATACAAAGATTGACGACAGGAAAAATTGTCCACTATATTTAGCGGGATTTAAATAATCTAGTTAATTAAGGTGTTGCTATTGTCTTTAATTCTGTGGGATAATTAATTTGTTACCGTTCTGCCactgttctgtctgtatgtgtatgaattCAGGCAGATGTGCCAGGTCATAAGAAAAATCCAATTAATCCAATGTTGTTAGGCCGAAACTTTATATCAGCACCAAATCTGCCTTGCTCTCTATAACTTACCGTCGGTGtaatttcattacatttatttattcactttatgtgtatatgtcataTATGCATTTGGGTACATGCATACCATggcacatgtggagatcagagggcaactttcaagGCTTGGCTTTtgttcctttcaccatgtgggttttgggatctgtggtggtttgaaaataaaaatatgccccccaaagggagtggccctgttaggaggtgtggctttgttggtatGGTATGTTTGTAGATATGttctcgttggaggaagtgtgtccctgtggaggcCGGCTTTGAGGGTTCATATATGCACAAGCCACATCCCGTGAGACAGTCTTGtgctgttgccttctgatcaagatgtagccagcaccatctgcctgcatgccgccatgctccccaccacaaatgataatggactgaaagtctgaactgtaagctaccacctcaaataaatgttttcctttataagagttgtcgtggtTAGTGTCTTTTCACTGCACTAAAAACCTTAGCTAAGAAAagatggagctcaggtcctcaggctttgtAGCAAGGtccttgacctgctgagccaggAACtcactcccagagatccacctgcctctgccacccgagtgctgggattaaaggcatgcgccaacaccACCTGTCCTTCACcagtgtcatttttaaaaacaacctttTTGTGGTTGAAATGCAATGTTGAGAAGATTACTTAGTGCAAGTTTTTCAAGATTTTACTGGGATATGGGAacttgggagacagctcagtggttacaagTATGTGCTGTTCTCTCCGAGGACGGTTAGGTTTCCAGCACCctgttggctcacaactgcctgtaactccagttccggggggaTCAGATGTCTCTGCCCTTCTAGGGCAACTGCATTCAAATTTACGTACTTACATGCAGACAcaagtatacataattaaaagcaatagagcctgaacaaggatgacatcaATACATACTAACATTAAAGGGGGAAGTTAAATTTTATCCctagacaaagaattacaggTAGCTAGCtggatggtggtacatgcctttaatcacagcaatcaggaggtagaggcaggtggatctctgtgagttcaagaccagcctgggctacaagagcgagttccaggacaggctccaaaactacggagaaaccctgtctcgaaaagccaggaaaaaaaaaaattacaggcaactaaggaatgctgagagtgggagaaatggccTTCCCTAGAGAAAACCATTTCAAGTGGTCAGCTCTGGAAACATACAAGCAGcattacacagactgagcagattgaatttatatatttagggaacatgcatgtgtgcacgcatacacacacacacatacacacacactccagcaacaattaaaaaaaagaccctgggtttgaaAAAGAGTAAGGTCGGGGGTACATAGGAGGgcttggagagaagaaaggaaaggggaaatgatattaatctaaaaaatgtttaaaaaagaacaggGATGGATATTTCAAAAATTACTGGGATATAATACAAACAAAGTAACCTTATGACCTCATTAAATTGCCAAATTAGAGTTATATTATTTCAGTGAGTATTTacatttacaaattaaaaaaccGAGTTACCatctaaaatagaaaattcaacattgaaatgtttgtgtgcatgtatat
It encodes the following:
- the Rab39a gene encoding ras-related protein Rab-39A; protein product: METIWIYQFRLIVIGDSTVGKSCLLHRFTQGRFPGLRSPACDPTVGVDFFSRLLEIEPGKRIKLQLWDTAGQERFRSITRSYYRNSVGGFLVFDITNRRSFEHVKDWLEEAKMHVQPFHIIFLLVGHKCDLASQRQVSREEAEKLSTDCGMKYIETSAKDATNVEESFTILTRDIYELIKKGEICIQDGWEGVKSGFVPNTVHSSEEAVKPRRECFC